TGGCGCCGCAAGACCCCTTTCCGCTGGGAGCTTTTTGCCGTACACCTTGATATGGGTTTTGATACGCCAGCAGACCACGAAAAAAAAATTAAAGCTTTAAAAGATTACTGTGAAAAATTGGCAGTCCCTTTTGAAGTTTTCTTTACCAACTATGGCCAAATGGCACTTGAAGCAAAAGAAAAAAAAGTCTCCCCCTGTTTTGTATGTTCCTGGTTTAGACGCAAGCATCTCTTTCGCCTAGCGGGAGAAAAAAAATATAACAAGATCGCTTTTGGACACCACAAAGACGACCTCATCGTTACTTTTTTCTTGAACATGTGCTACCACGGAGAACTCGCTACTATGCTTCCCAAACAAGAAATGTTTAAAGGCGAGCTTTACATCATAAGGCCGCTTATTTTCGTAGAAAAAAAACTAATCTCTGCCTTTGCTAAAAAAGAAGCTCTACCGGTTTTTAAAAATCCCTGCCCACTTAGCCCCTACACCAGACGGGCCAAGATGGAAAAAATACTTGAAGAAAAGCTCTATCCTGAGAACCCGAAATTTAAAGGCAATATCTTCCACGCTATTTTTAATTGCAAACCGGATTACCTTCCTAAACTCTAGCCACCTCTTCCTACAAAAACCTGCACGAAATCGCCGAGGTCAGTATTGCAAGCCAACCGGATATTTAAAAGAGATGTTTGGCCAAACTCTCCACAACTTTTAACCCTTTTGTCAGAAATTGTTAAAGGCTAATTAACAAGCTCCTGCTAAAAATCGCCCTCAACAAAAAAAATCTTTAGGAGGGGGACTATGAAATTTTTAAAGAAAAGATGGTTGTGGTCTTTGCTTTCGATTTTGATTTTGTCTTTAACATTAATTGGTTGTGAATTAAAGTTAGAAAATGGTCATTTAGTCATTGTTGACAACGAAACCCAAGAAAATGGCGTATTTCTGTTGCACTTTGCCGACATACACCTGGCCACTGACCCGGAAATAGCAGATATTTTTGGTGGCACTATTCCAGCGGTTGAAACCACCGATAAGGCCGTCCAACAAGTTTTAGACTACAATCCCGATGTTTTTATCCAAACCGGAGATATTGTGGCCCATGCTGAAGACCGCGAT
The sequence above is drawn from the Thermodesulfatator atlanticus DSM 21156 genome and encodes:
- a CDS encoding tRNA lysidine(34) synthetase, which codes for MPKLYPRLKRLIGRAIHRYELLAEGDRVLLGLSGGEDSLVLLSFLAEWRRKTPFRWELFAVHLDMGFDTPADHEKKIKALKDYCEKLAVPFEVFFTNYGQMALEAKEKKVSPCFVCSWFRRKHLFRLAGEKKYNKIAFGHHKDDLIVTFFLNMCYHGELATMLPKQEMFKGELYIIRPLIFVEKKLISAFAKKEALPVFKNPCPLSPYTRRAKMEKILEEKLYPENPKFKGNIFHAIFNCKPDYLPKL